One window of Stigmatopora nigra isolate UIUO_SnigA chromosome 14, RoL_Snig_1.1, whole genome shotgun sequence genomic DNA carries:
- the ttc9c gene encoding tetratricopeptide repeat protein 9C, which produces MQVGGEEERPTMQEAAAAEASMKPSTRSLLEEAGRKKTEGNAFYREKNIRAAIGRYHRALLLLRSLDSEAQLDLEGFGSKRLTLTSEQEKILRDMQVDCFNNIAACLLQRESVDFKRVLEYSLKVLERRPADPKALYRAGVATLKLGDAQKAKQYLTQAYTLQPNDGNIKRYLQMVEEKLSNERLQEKAMYRGMFAARTKSGCGE; this is translated from the exons ATGCAGGTGGGTGGAGAAGAAGAGAGGCCCACCATGCAGGAAGCAGCAGCGGCAGAAGCTAGCATGAAGCCTTCAACCCGGTCTTTGCTGGAAGAAGCGGGGCGCAAGAAGACAGAAGGCAATGCTTTCTATCGGGAAAAGAACATCCGTGCGGCCATTGGCCGTTACCATCGCGCTCTTTTGCTTCTCCGAAGTCTCGATTCGGAAGCGCAGTTGGATTTGGAAGGTTTTGGATCCAAGAGACTAACTCTCACATCtgaacaagaaaaaatattgagggACATGCAAGTGGACTGCTTCAATAACATAGCGG CCTGTTTACTGCAGAGAGAAAGCGTGGACTTCAAACGTGTCTTGGAGTACAGCCTCAAAGTGTTGGAGCGGCGACCTGCTGACCCCAAAGCGCTATACAGGGCCGGGGTAGCCACACTGAAGCTGGGAGATGCACAAAAAGCCAAGCAATACCTGACACAGGCCTACACGTTGCAGCCCAATG ATGGCAACATCAAACGGTACCTTCAGATGGTCGAGGAGAAACTTAGCAATGAGCGACTCCAGGAGAAAGCCATGTACCGAGGCATGTTTGCGGCCAGAACAAAAAGCGGCTGTGGCGAATAG
- the dpf2l gene encoding D4, zinc and double PHD fingers family 2, like isoform X1 produces MAAAVDSVVKVLGEQYYRDAMEQCHSYNARLCAERSILMPFLDSQTGVAQSNCYIWMEKRHRSAGVAPGQLYTYPARRWRKKRRSHPPEDPRLAFPPLKTADADLGVKRDALGTVDGSSLEALLKGEPLDRRSGATDVRGAAEDDPATVDPPASSATTHTSSGRVRKRVLDHDDYLDDLDDEDFEDETPKRKGKSKSKGRGDKNGKKKSEAAAAALEERDKPYACDICGKRYKNRPGLSYHYTHSHLAEEEGEDREEIEAPPTPRQPEEQKTTKKGPNGLALPNDYCDFCLGDSTMNQKTGQSEELVSCSDCGRSGHPTCLQFTPVMMAAVKTYRWQCIECKCCNVCGTSENDDQLLFCDDCDRGYHMYCLSPPMTEPPEGSWSCHLCLALLKDKASIYQQNQSSACE; encoded by the exons ATGGCGGCGGCCGTCGACAGTGTTGTGAAAGT GCTGGGTGAGCAGTATTACCGTGATGCCATGGAGCAATGCCACAGCTACAATGCCCGATTGTGTGCTGAGCGCAGTATCCTCATGCCCTTCTTGGATTCCCAGACCGGGGTGGCTCAGTCCAATTGTTACATCTGGATGGAGAAGAGACACCGGAGTGCAG GTGTTGCACCAGGTCAACTGTATACGTACCCAGCTCGCCGTTGGAGGAAGAAACGGCGCTCCCATCCGCCTGAGGACCCCCGATTGGCCTTCCCTCCTCTGAAAACAG caGATGCCGACCTGGGTGTGAAGCGTGACGCCTTGGGGACGGTGGATGGCAGTAGTCTGGAGGCGTTGCTGAAGGGGGAACCCCTTGACAGGAGGAGTGGCGCGACGGACGTGCGGGGGGCCGCAGAAGACGATCCGGCCACTGTGGACCCCCCCGCTAGCTCCGCCACGACTCACACGTCGTCAGGACGCGTCCGCAAG CGAGTCCTGGACCATGATGACTATTTGGATGACTTGGATGATGAGGACTTTGAGGATGAAACTCCCAAGAGGAAAGGAAAGAGCAAATCCAAg GGTCGCGGTGATAAGAACGGCAAAAAGAAAAGCGAGGCTGCGGCCGCCGCGCTGGAGGAACGAGACAAGCCTTACGCATGTGACA TCTGTGGGAAGCGCTATAAGAATCGACCAGGCTTGAGTTACCACTATACACACTCTCATCTGGCGGAAGAAGAGGGCGAGGACCGTGAGGAAATCGAGGCACCGCCCACTCCTCGCCAGCCTGAGGAGCAGAAGA CAACAAAGAAGGGACCAAACGGCTTGGCACTCCCCAACGATTATTGCGACTTCTGTCTGGGAGACTCCACCATGAACCAGAAAACTGGCCAATCAGAAGAGCTCGTCTCCTGCTCGGACTGCGGACGTTCGG GCCACCCCACGTGTCTGCAGTTCACACCAGTAATGATGGCCGCCGTCAAAACATACCGCTGGCAGTGCATCGAGTGCAAGTGCTGCAACGTATGCGGAACGTCGGAGAATGAT gaTCAGCTGCTGTTTTGTGACGACTGCGACCGAGGCTACCACATGTATTGCCTTAGTCCCCCCATGACCGAACCGCCCGAAG GGAGCTGGAGTTGCCACCTGTGCCTGGCTCTGCTCAAGGACAAAGCCTCTATCTACCAGCAGAACCAGAGCTCCGCCTGCGAGTGA
- the dpf2l gene encoding D4, zinc and double PHD fingers family 2, like isoform X2, giving the protein MAAAVDSVVKVLGEQYYRDAMEQCHSYNARLCAERSILMPFLDSQTGVAQSNCYIWMEKRHRSAGVAPGQLYTYPARRWRKKRRSHPPEDPRLAFPPLKTDADLGVKRDALGTVDGSSLEALLKGEPLDRRSGATDVRGAAEDDPATVDPPASSATTHTSSGRVRKRVLDHDDYLDDLDDEDFEDETPKRKGKSKSKGRGDKNGKKKSEAAAAALEERDKPYACDICGKRYKNRPGLSYHYTHSHLAEEEGEDREEIEAPPTPRQPEEQKTTKKGPNGLALPNDYCDFCLGDSTMNQKTGQSEELVSCSDCGRSGHPTCLQFTPVMMAAVKTYRWQCIECKCCNVCGTSENDDQLLFCDDCDRGYHMYCLSPPMTEPPEGSWSCHLCLALLKDKASIYQQNQSSACE; this is encoded by the exons ATGGCGGCGGCCGTCGACAGTGTTGTGAAAGT GCTGGGTGAGCAGTATTACCGTGATGCCATGGAGCAATGCCACAGCTACAATGCCCGATTGTGTGCTGAGCGCAGTATCCTCATGCCCTTCTTGGATTCCCAGACCGGGGTGGCTCAGTCCAATTGTTACATCTGGATGGAGAAGAGACACCGGAGTGCAG GTGTTGCACCAGGTCAACTGTATACGTACCCAGCTCGCCGTTGGAGGAAGAAACGGCGCTCCCATCCGCCTGAGGACCCCCGATTGGCCTTCCCTCCTCTGAAAACAG ATGCCGACCTGGGTGTGAAGCGTGACGCCTTGGGGACGGTGGATGGCAGTAGTCTGGAGGCGTTGCTGAAGGGGGAACCCCTTGACAGGAGGAGTGGCGCGACGGACGTGCGGGGGGCCGCAGAAGACGATCCGGCCACTGTGGACCCCCCCGCTAGCTCCGCCACGACTCACACGTCGTCAGGACGCGTCCGCAAG CGAGTCCTGGACCATGATGACTATTTGGATGACTTGGATGATGAGGACTTTGAGGATGAAACTCCCAAGAGGAAAGGAAAGAGCAAATCCAAg GGTCGCGGTGATAAGAACGGCAAAAAGAAAAGCGAGGCTGCGGCCGCCGCGCTGGAGGAACGAGACAAGCCTTACGCATGTGACA TCTGTGGGAAGCGCTATAAGAATCGACCAGGCTTGAGTTACCACTATACACACTCTCATCTGGCGGAAGAAGAGGGCGAGGACCGTGAGGAAATCGAGGCACCGCCCACTCCTCGCCAGCCTGAGGAGCAGAAGA CAACAAAGAAGGGACCAAACGGCTTGGCACTCCCCAACGATTATTGCGACTTCTGTCTGGGAGACTCCACCATGAACCAGAAAACTGGCCAATCAGAAGAGCTCGTCTCCTGCTCGGACTGCGGACGTTCGG GCCACCCCACGTGTCTGCAGTTCACACCAGTAATGATGGCCGCCGTCAAAACATACCGCTGGCAGTGCATCGAGTGCAAGTGCTGCAACGTATGCGGAACGTCGGAGAATGAT gaTCAGCTGCTGTTTTGTGACGACTGCGACCGAGGCTACCACATGTATTGCCTTAGTCCCCCCATGACCGAACCGCCCGAAG GGAGCTGGAGTTGCCACCTGTGCCTGGCTCTGCTCAAGGACAAAGCCTCTATCTACCAGCAGAACCAGAGCTCCGCCTGCGAGTGA
- the LOC144207691 gene encoding sodium/potassium/calcium exchanger 3-like isoform X2 — MKAPRRARQTLLLPRLCVCGLGLLAATWVVHPNGDSVDVFLSKKEIDTQKDNNNQSVSVSDSAISEFPEDVFTLEQRRQGAVILHVLCAIYMFHALAIVCDVYFVPSLEKVSENLQLSQDVAGATFMAAGSSAPELFTSLIGVFITKGDVGVGTIVGSAVFNILVIIGICGIFTEQPILLSWWPLFRDATFYILSIILLIVVIYDEKVQWWETIILISTYGIYIIIMKYNSSLCSLVVRYCSPSGQPCLTTLRRATAVGNATDCDADVVPLKPDSCAAVGQDAGVVMVDEMLNLYPHQLTFSEASLRLLITSHFPPFTRLRMAGRTVISERQRLIRAQVIAKDGAASADDGGGGGASGGRENGAAPEADRPVENDTGRPVGIAAGVVEEEEEEQQEMAPFKPFIIPDGWCVRAKWFLSWPVNLLLHCTVPDCSLPRWERWYLLTFLASTLWIALFSYLMVWMVTIISYTLGIPEVIMGITFLAAGTSVPDCMASLIVARRGLGDMAVSNSIGSNIFDVLLGLGFPWALRTLLVSYGSVVTINSRGLVYSVILLLASVTLTVLSVHLNRWKLDRRLGLWLMLLYVIFLLCCIVFEELFSLD, encoded by the exons ATGAAGGCGCCGAGGAGAGCGAGGCAGACGCTGCTCCTCCCCCGGCTCTGCGTCTGTGGACTCGGTCTACTCGCAGCCACCTGGGTGGTGCATCCCAATGGTG attcGGTGGATGTGTTTCTATCCAAAAAGGAGATTGACACACAGAAAGATAACAACAATCAATCAGTTTCTGTTTCAGACTCGG CCATTAGTGAGTTTCCTGAAGATGTGTTTACTTTGGAGCAGCGAAGACAGGGAGCGGTGATCCTCCATGTTCTCTGT GCAATCTACATGTTTCACGCCTTAGCCATCGTGTGTGATGTTTACTTTGTGCCGTCATTGGAAAAAGTCTCAGAG AACCTCCAACTTAGCCAGGATGTTGCCGGGGCAACCTTCATGGCCGCTGGTAGTTCTGCTCCAGAGCTTTTCACCTCTTTGATTG GAGTGTTTATCACGAAAGGAGATGTTGGTGTGGGGACAATCGTGGGTTCGGCGGTTTTTAACATCCTGGTTATCATCGGCATTTGTGGCATCTTTACAGAACAG ccCATTTTGTTGAGCTGGTGGCCTTTGTTTCGCGATGCTACCTTCTACATCCTATCCATCATTTTACTCATCGtg GTGATCTACGATGAAAAAGTCCAGTG GTGGGAGACTATTATACTAATCTCCACATATGGAATATACATCATCATTATGAA GTATAATAGCTCGCTGTGCAGCCTAGTGGTGAGATATTGCAGTCCATCTGGTCAGCCATGTCTGACCACTTTACGACGGGCCACGGCGGTGGGCAACGCCACAGATTGCGACGCCGACGTGGTGCCGCTAAAGCCAG ACTCGTGCGCCGCGGTGGGTCAAGACGCGGGGGTCGTGATGGTGGACGAGATGCTCAACCTGTATCCTCACCAGCTCACCTTCTCAGAGGCAAGCCTCCGTCTTCTCATCACCTCGCATTTCCCCCCCTTCACCCGTCTGCGCATGGCAGGACGCACGGTCATCAGTGAG AGGCAGAGACTCATCCGGGCTCAGGTTATCGCCAAAGACGGCGCGGCTTCGGCGgatgacggcggcggcggtggtgctTCCGGCGGGAGAGAAAACGGGGCGGCGCCAGAGGCCGATCGCCCGGTGGAAAACGACACCGGGCGACCAGTCGGGATAGCGGCGGGTGTcgtagaggaggaggaggaagagcagCAAGAAATGGCGCCCTTTAAACCCTTCATCATACCAG ACGGCTGGTGTGTGCGTGCCAAGTGGTTTCTCTCCTGGCCCGTGAACCTTTTGCTGCACTGCACCGTGCCCGACTGCAGCCTCCCAAGGTGGGAACGATGGTACTTGCTCACCTTTTTGGCCTCCACGCTCTGGATCGCCCTCTTCTCCTACCTCATGGTCTGGATG GTGACCATCATCAGCTACACACTTGGAATTCCAGAAGTCATTATGGGCATTACCTTTTTGGCGGCGGGCACTAGCGTCCCTGACTGCATGGCCAGCCTCATTGTGGCACGACGAG GTTTGGGCGACATGGCCGTGTCCAACTCCATCGGCAGTAATATTTTTGACGTGCTGCTGGGTCTGGGCTTCCCCTGGGCATTGAGGACACTCCTTGTCAGTTACGGCTCTGTG gTGACCATTAACAGTAGAGGCCTGGTGTACTCGGTCATCCTGCTCTTGGCCTCAGTCACACTCACT GTACTGTCCGTCCATCTGAACCGTTGGAAACTGGACCGCCGGCTGGGCCTTTGGCTCATGCTGCTCTACGTCATCTTCCTCCTCTGCTGCATCGTCTTCGAGGAGCTCTTTTCACTGGATTGA
- the LOC144207691 gene encoding sodium/potassium/calcium exchanger 3-like isoform X3, producing the protein MKAPRRARQTLLLPRLCVCGLGLLAATWVVHPNGDSVDVFLSKKEIDTQKDNNNQSVSVSDSAISEFPEDVFTLEQRRQGAVILHVLCAIYMFHALAIVCDVYFVPSLEKVSENLQLSQDVAGATFMAAGSSAPELFTSLIGVFITKGDVGVGTIVGSAVFNILVIIGICGIFTEQPILLSWWPLFRDATFYILSIILLIVVIYDEKVQWWETIILISTYGIYIIIMKYNSSLCSLVVRYCSPSGQPCLTTLRRATAVGNATDCDADVVPLKPADSCAAVGQDAGVVMVDEMLNLYPHQLTFSERQRLIRAQVIAKDGAASADDGGGGGASGGRENGAAPEADRPVENDTGRPVGIAAGVVEEEEEEQQEMAPFKPFIIPDGWCVRAKWFLSWPVNLLLHCTVPDCSLPRWERWYLLTFLASTLWIALFSYLMVWMVTIISYTLGIPEVIMGITFLAAGTSVPDCMASLIVARRGLGDMAVSNSIGSNIFDVLLGLGFPWALRTLLVSYGSVVTINSRGLVYSVILLLASVTLTVLSVHLNRWKLDRRLGLWLMLLYVIFLLCCIVFEELFSLD; encoded by the exons ATGAAGGCGCCGAGGAGAGCGAGGCAGACGCTGCTCCTCCCCCGGCTCTGCGTCTGTGGACTCGGTCTACTCGCAGCCACCTGGGTGGTGCATCCCAATGGTG attcGGTGGATGTGTTTCTATCCAAAAAGGAGATTGACACACAGAAAGATAACAACAATCAATCAGTTTCTGTTTCAGACTCGG CCATTAGTGAGTTTCCTGAAGATGTGTTTACTTTGGAGCAGCGAAGACAGGGAGCGGTGATCCTCCATGTTCTCTGT GCAATCTACATGTTTCACGCCTTAGCCATCGTGTGTGATGTTTACTTTGTGCCGTCATTGGAAAAAGTCTCAGAG AACCTCCAACTTAGCCAGGATGTTGCCGGGGCAACCTTCATGGCCGCTGGTAGTTCTGCTCCAGAGCTTTTCACCTCTTTGATTG GAGTGTTTATCACGAAAGGAGATGTTGGTGTGGGGACAATCGTGGGTTCGGCGGTTTTTAACATCCTGGTTATCATCGGCATTTGTGGCATCTTTACAGAACAG ccCATTTTGTTGAGCTGGTGGCCTTTGTTTCGCGATGCTACCTTCTACATCCTATCCATCATTTTACTCATCGtg GTGATCTACGATGAAAAAGTCCAGTG GTGGGAGACTATTATACTAATCTCCACATATGGAATATACATCATCATTATGAA GTATAATAGCTCGCTGTGCAGCCTAGTGGTGAGATATTGCAGTCCATCTGGTCAGCCATGTCTGACCACTTTACGACGGGCCACGGCGGTGGGCAACGCCACAGATTGCGACGCCGACGTGGTGCCGCTAAAGCCAG CAGACTCGTGCGCCGCGGTGGGTCAAGACGCGGGGGTCGTGATGGTGGACGAGATGCTCAACCTGTATCCTCACCAGCTCACCTTCTCAGAG AGGCAGAGACTCATCCGGGCTCAGGTTATCGCCAAAGACGGCGCGGCTTCGGCGgatgacggcggcggcggtggtgctTCCGGCGGGAGAGAAAACGGGGCGGCGCCAGAGGCCGATCGCCCGGTGGAAAACGACACCGGGCGACCAGTCGGGATAGCGGCGGGTGTcgtagaggaggaggaggaagagcagCAAGAAATGGCGCCCTTTAAACCCTTCATCATACCAG ACGGCTGGTGTGTGCGTGCCAAGTGGTTTCTCTCCTGGCCCGTGAACCTTTTGCTGCACTGCACCGTGCCCGACTGCAGCCTCCCAAGGTGGGAACGATGGTACTTGCTCACCTTTTTGGCCTCCACGCTCTGGATCGCCCTCTTCTCCTACCTCATGGTCTGGATG GTGACCATCATCAGCTACACACTTGGAATTCCAGAAGTCATTATGGGCATTACCTTTTTGGCGGCGGGCACTAGCGTCCCTGACTGCATGGCCAGCCTCATTGTGGCACGACGAG GTTTGGGCGACATGGCCGTGTCCAACTCCATCGGCAGTAATATTTTTGACGTGCTGCTGGGTCTGGGCTTCCCCTGGGCATTGAGGACACTCCTTGTCAGTTACGGCTCTGTG gTGACCATTAACAGTAGAGGCCTGGTGTACTCGGTCATCCTGCTCTTGGCCTCAGTCACACTCACT GTACTGTCCGTCCATCTGAACCGTTGGAAACTGGACCGCCGGCTGGGCCTTTGGCTCATGCTGCTCTACGTCATCTTCCTCCTCTGCTGCATCGTCTTCGAGGAGCTCTTTTCACTGGATTGA
- the LOC144207691 gene encoding sodium/potassium/calcium exchanger 3-like isoform X1, which produces MKAPRRARQTLLLPRLCVCGLGLLAATWVVHPNGDSVDVFLSKKEIDTQKDNNNQSVSVSDSAISEFPEDVFTLEQRRQGAVILHVLCAIYMFHALAIVCDVYFVPSLEKVSENLQLSQDVAGATFMAAGSSAPELFTSLIGVFITKGDVGVGTIVGSAVFNILVIIGICGIFTEQPILLSWWPLFRDATFYILSIILLIVVIYDEKVQWWETIILISTYGIYIIIMKYNSSLCSLVVRYCSPSGQPCLTTLRRATAVGNATDCDADVVPLKPADSCAAVGQDAGVVMVDEMLNLYPHQLTFSEASLRLLITSHFPPFTRLRMAGRTVISERQRLIRAQVIAKDGAASADDGGGGGASGGRENGAAPEADRPVENDTGRPVGIAAGVVEEEEEEQQEMAPFKPFIIPDGWCVRAKWFLSWPVNLLLHCTVPDCSLPRWERWYLLTFLASTLWIALFSYLMVWMVTIISYTLGIPEVIMGITFLAAGTSVPDCMASLIVARRGLGDMAVSNSIGSNIFDVLLGLGFPWALRTLLVSYGSVVTINSRGLVYSVILLLASVTLTVLSVHLNRWKLDRRLGLWLMLLYVIFLLCCIVFEELFSLD; this is translated from the exons ATGAAGGCGCCGAGGAGAGCGAGGCAGACGCTGCTCCTCCCCCGGCTCTGCGTCTGTGGACTCGGTCTACTCGCAGCCACCTGGGTGGTGCATCCCAATGGTG attcGGTGGATGTGTTTCTATCCAAAAAGGAGATTGACACACAGAAAGATAACAACAATCAATCAGTTTCTGTTTCAGACTCGG CCATTAGTGAGTTTCCTGAAGATGTGTTTACTTTGGAGCAGCGAAGACAGGGAGCGGTGATCCTCCATGTTCTCTGT GCAATCTACATGTTTCACGCCTTAGCCATCGTGTGTGATGTTTACTTTGTGCCGTCATTGGAAAAAGTCTCAGAG AACCTCCAACTTAGCCAGGATGTTGCCGGGGCAACCTTCATGGCCGCTGGTAGTTCTGCTCCAGAGCTTTTCACCTCTTTGATTG GAGTGTTTATCACGAAAGGAGATGTTGGTGTGGGGACAATCGTGGGTTCGGCGGTTTTTAACATCCTGGTTATCATCGGCATTTGTGGCATCTTTACAGAACAG ccCATTTTGTTGAGCTGGTGGCCTTTGTTTCGCGATGCTACCTTCTACATCCTATCCATCATTTTACTCATCGtg GTGATCTACGATGAAAAAGTCCAGTG GTGGGAGACTATTATACTAATCTCCACATATGGAATATACATCATCATTATGAA GTATAATAGCTCGCTGTGCAGCCTAGTGGTGAGATATTGCAGTCCATCTGGTCAGCCATGTCTGACCACTTTACGACGGGCCACGGCGGTGGGCAACGCCACAGATTGCGACGCCGACGTGGTGCCGCTAAAGCCAG CAGACTCGTGCGCCGCGGTGGGTCAAGACGCGGGGGTCGTGATGGTGGACGAGATGCTCAACCTGTATCCTCACCAGCTCACCTTCTCAGAGGCAAGCCTCCGTCTTCTCATCACCTCGCATTTCCCCCCCTTCACCCGTCTGCGCATGGCAGGACGCACGGTCATCAGTGAG AGGCAGAGACTCATCCGGGCTCAGGTTATCGCCAAAGACGGCGCGGCTTCGGCGgatgacggcggcggcggtggtgctTCCGGCGGGAGAGAAAACGGGGCGGCGCCAGAGGCCGATCGCCCGGTGGAAAACGACACCGGGCGACCAGTCGGGATAGCGGCGGGTGTcgtagaggaggaggaggaagagcagCAAGAAATGGCGCCCTTTAAACCCTTCATCATACCAG ACGGCTGGTGTGTGCGTGCCAAGTGGTTTCTCTCCTGGCCCGTGAACCTTTTGCTGCACTGCACCGTGCCCGACTGCAGCCTCCCAAGGTGGGAACGATGGTACTTGCTCACCTTTTTGGCCTCCACGCTCTGGATCGCCCTCTTCTCCTACCTCATGGTCTGGATG GTGACCATCATCAGCTACACACTTGGAATTCCAGAAGTCATTATGGGCATTACCTTTTTGGCGGCGGGCACTAGCGTCCCTGACTGCATGGCCAGCCTCATTGTGGCACGACGAG GTTTGGGCGACATGGCCGTGTCCAACTCCATCGGCAGTAATATTTTTGACGTGCTGCTGGGTCTGGGCTTCCCCTGGGCATTGAGGACACTCCTTGTCAGTTACGGCTCTGTG gTGACCATTAACAGTAGAGGCCTGGTGTACTCGGTCATCCTGCTCTTGGCCTCAGTCACACTCACT GTACTGTCCGTCCATCTGAACCGTTGGAAACTGGACCGCCGGCTGGGCCTTTGGCTCATGCTGCTCTACGTCATCTTCCTCCTCTGCTGCATCGTCTTCGAGGAGCTCTTTTCACTGGATTGA
- the LOC144207691 gene encoding sodium/potassium/calcium exchanger 3-like isoform X4, protein MKAPRRARQTLLLPRLCVCGLGLLAATWVVHPNGDSVDVFLSKKEIDTQKDNNNQSVSVSDSAISEFPEDVFTLEQRRQGAVILHVLCAIYMFHALAIVCDVYFVPSLEKVSENLQLSQDVAGATFMAAGSSAPELFTSLIGVFITKGDVGVGTIVGSAVFNILVIIGICGIFTEQPILLSWWPLFRDATFYILSIILLIVVIYDEKVQWWETIILISTYGIYIIIMKYNSSLCSLVVRYCSPSGQPCLTTLRRATAVGNATDCDADVVPLKPDSCAAVGQDAGVVMVDEMLNLYPHQLTFSERQRLIRAQVIAKDGAASADDGGGGGASGGRENGAAPEADRPVENDTGRPVGIAAGVVEEEEEEQQEMAPFKPFIIPDGWCVRAKWFLSWPVNLLLHCTVPDCSLPRWERWYLLTFLASTLWIALFSYLMVWMVTIISYTLGIPEVIMGITFLAAGTSVPDCMASLIVARRGLGDMAVSNSIGSNIFDVLLGLGFPWALRTLLVSYGSVVTINSRGLVYSVILLLASVTLTVLSVHLNRWKLDRRLGLWLMLLYVIFLLCCIVFEELFSLD, encoded by the exons ATGAAGGCGCCGAGGAGAGCGAGGCAGACGCTGCTCCTCCCCCGGCTCTGCGTCTGTGGACTCGGTCTACTCGCAGCCACCTGGGTGGTGCATCCCAATGGTG attcGGTGGATGTGTTTCTATCCAAAAAGGAGATTGACACACAGAAAGATAACAACAATCAATCAGTTTCTGTTTCAGACTCGG CCATTAGTGAGTTTCCTGAAGATGTGTTTACTTTGGAGCAGCGAAGACAGGGAGCGGTGATCCTCCATGTTCTCTGT GCAATCTACATGTTTCACGCCTTAGCCATCGTGTGTGATGTTTACTTTGTGCCGTCATTGGAAAAAGTCTCAGAG AACCTCCAACTTAGCCAGGATGTTGCCGGGGCAACCTTCATGGCCGCTGGTAGTTCTGCTCCAGAGCTTTTCACCTCTTTGATTG GAGTGTTTATCACGAAAGGAGATGTTGGTGTGGGGACAATCGTGGGTTCGGCGGTTTTTAACATCCTGGTTATCATCGGCATTTGTGGCATCTTTACAGAACAG ccCATTTTGTTGAGCTGGTGGCCTTTGTTTCGCGATGCTACCTTCTACATCCTATCCATCATTTTACTCATCGtg GTGATCTACGATGAAAAAGTCCAGTG GTGGGAGACTATTATACTAATCTCCACATATGGAATATACATCATCATTATGAA GTATAATAGCTCGCTGTGCAGCCTAGTGGTGAGATATTGCAGTCCATCTGGTCAGCCATGTCTGACCACTTTACGACGGGCCACGGCGGTGGGCAACGCCACAGATTGCGACGCCGACGTGGTGCCGCTAAAGCCAG ACTCGTGCGCCGCGGTGGGTCAAGACGCGGGGGTCGTGATGGTGGACGAGATGCTCAACCTGTATCCTCACCAGCTCACCTTCTCAGAG AGGCAGAGACTCATCCGGGCTCAGGTTATCGCCAAAGACGGCGCGGCTTCGGCGgatgacggcggcggcggtggtgctTCCGGCGGGAGAGAAAACGGGGCGGCGCCAGAGGCCGATCGCCCGGTGGAAAACGACACCGGGCGACCAGTCGGGATAGCGGCGGGTGTcgtagaggaggaggaggaagagcagCAAGAAATGGCGCCCTTTAAACCCTTCATCATACCAG ACGGCTGGTGTGTGCGTGCCAAGTGGTTTCTCTCCTGGCCCGTGAACCTTTTGCTGCACTGCACCGTGCCCGACTGCAGCCTCCCAAGGTGGGAACGATGGTACTTGCTCACCTTTTTGGCCTCCACGCTCTGGATCGCCCTCTTCTCCTACCTCATGGTCTGGATG GTGACCATCATCAGCTACACACTTGGAATTCCAGAAGTCATTATGGGCATTACCTTTTTGGCGGCGGGCACTAGCGTCCCTGACTGCATGGCCAGCCTCATTGTGGCACGACGAG GTTTGGGCGACATGGCCGTGTCCAACTCCATCGGCAGTAATATTTTTGACGTGCTGCTGGGTCTGGGCTTCCCCTGGGCATTGAGGACACTCCTTGTCAGTTACGGCTCTGTG gTGACCATTAACAGTAGAGGCCTGGTGTACTCGGTCATCCTGCTCTTGGCCTCAGTCACACTCACT GTACTGTCCGTCCATCTGAACCGTTGGAAACTGGACCGCCGGCTGGGCCTTTGGCTCATGCTGCTCTACGTCATCTTCCTCCTCTGCTGCATCGTCTTCGAGGAGCTCTTTTCACTGGATTGA